In Streptomyces sp. NBC_00448, the following are encoded in one genomic region:
- a CDS encoding DEAD/DEAH box helicase, with protein sequence MARQRPRPHQVEAVDAVVRALAQSASPVLSEGGLRAQVIAATGTGKSLIAVEVARRLRARRVLVLVPTLDLLGQMLDMWRAGGRGGRMFGVCSQREGAGLGVPCSTDAAQLAGWLRDADRCTVFATYAAVGLGVVERAHTTGVGRWDLVVVDEAHRTSGALGKPWAAVHDNSRVPAVRRLYMTATPRLWEVSAEEAADGGGRGPARLVASMDDEAVFGPVVYRLTMSQAIERGLIAQYQVVCVDIADPQVQAAQLVGEQARTDAVRGVRLAALQTAVLKTGAEHRLRRILTFHHRTSEAEAFASGLGRVAKALWESDQEVYAEPGLVWADWLCGEHKTVHRRQVLEEFSTGIVDETVMECCVLSSARVLGEGVDTKNCDAVVFADVRGSTPDVVQAVGRALRMRPGEGKTASLVVPVFLGPGEEPDEMLVSRAYADLAKVLTALRAHDTEAVEQLAVPQAPGRPSAGGTAMAADGEGGVSGPAQGLLAFSTPRDPVRLAAFISARVLKPEGEYWRRGLQAALAYYEDHGHLSVPIGHTAPDGFPLGAWIGRQRHAHQRGDLAEERVRQLDEFSMIWSHHAVAFDEGLAAACGWAAEHGHLLPPTEATWQGYPLGIWLKNQRAAARRPAPSQKEERVDGAVAGALSAERRRKLDDIDPAWCPVWPIAWQRCFHLARAHLAGDGFLPEEDGLLIVQGEDIGRWARIQRAEWDTLTPPQQWLLTEILGLGPLDEPEPAAVRTPVPRRSRAEMWADNLTAARQYAQREGHLNVPRSHIENIGGTEHALGVFIANSRTRKSNLASERVEELTAIGMRWS encoded by the coding sequence ATGGCTAGGCAGCGGCCTCGTCCTCATCAGGTCGAGGCGGTGGACGCGGTAGTGCGCGCACTGGCTCAGTCGGCGAGTCCTGTGCTCTCGGAGGGCGGGCTGCGCGCTCAGGTCATCGCTGCCACGGGAACGGGCAAGAGCCTTATCGCGGTCGAGGTGGCACGGCGGTTGCGCGCCCGGCGGGTGCTGGTGTTGGTGCCCACTCTTGATCTGCTGGGGCAGATGCTGGACATGTGGCGGGCGGGCGGCCGTGGCGGGCGGATGTTCGGCGTGTGCTCGCAGCGGGAGGGCGCCGGGCTGGGGGTTCCGTGCTCGACTGATGCGGCCCAGTTGGCCGGGTGGCTCAGGGATGCGGATCGGTGCACGGTGTTCGCCACGTATGCGGCGGTGGGGCTCGGGGTTGTGGAGCGGGCGCATACGACCGGGGTCGGCCGGTGGGATCTGGTGGTGGTGGATGAGGCACATCGGACGTCGGGTGCGCTGGGTAAGCCGTGGGCGGCTGTTCATGACAATAGCCGGGTGCCAGCGGTGCGACGTCTGTATATGACGGCGACTCCGCGGTTGTGGGAGGTGTCGGCGGAAGAGGCTGCGGATGGTGGGGGGCGTGGTCCTGCTCGGTTGGTGGCGTCGATGGACGATGAGGCGGTGTTCGGGCCGGTGGTGTACCGGCTGACGATGTCGCAGGCGATCGAGCGGGGCCTGATCGCGCAGTACCAAGTGGTCTGTGTGGACATCGCCGACCCCCAGGTCCAAGCCGCGCAGCTGGTCGGTGAGCAAGCCCGGACGGATGCGGTGCGCGGAGTGCGGCTGGCGGCGCTGCAGACGGCTGTACTGAAGACCGGAGCGGAACACCGGCTGCGCAGGATCTTGACCTTTCACCATCGCACCAGCGAAGCGGAGGCTTTCGCAAGCGGGCTGGGTCGGGTTGCGAAGGCGCTGTGGGAGAGCGATCAGGAGGTATATGCGGAGCCGGGGCTGGTGTGGGCCGACTGGTTGTGCGGGGAGCATAAGACGGTGCACCGGCGCCAGGTGCTTGAGGAGTTCTCGACGGGGATTGTGGACGAGACGGTGATGGAGTGCTGTGTGCTGTCGTCGGCGCGTGTGCTCGGCGAGGGCGTCGATACCAAGAACTGCGATGCTGTCGTCTTCGCCGATGTCCGGGGGTCGACGCCCGATGTCGTTCAGGCCGTGGGGCGGGCGCTGCGGATGCGGCCTGGGGAGGGCAAGACAGCGTCCCTGGTCGTGCCGGTGTTCCTCGGGCCGGGTGAGGAACCGGACGAGATGCTTGTCTCCAGGGCCTATGCCGACCTGGCCAAGGTGTTGACCGCGCTGCGCGCGCACGACACCGAGGCCGTTGAGCAGCTCGCTGTCCCTCAGGCTCCCGGTCGTCCGTCCGCCGGTGGAACCGCGATGGCGGCGGACGGTGAAGGAGGGGTCAGCGGGCCGGCTCAAGGGCTGCTGGCCTTCTCCACACCGCGGGATCCGGTGAGACTGGCGGCGTTCATCTCCGCGCGGGTCCTCAAGCCTGAAGGCGAATACTGGCGCCGCGGGCTGCAGGCCGCACTTGCCTACTACGAAGACCATGGGCACCTGAGCGTTCCCATCGGGCACACGGCGCCCGATGGATTCCCTCTCGGGGCATGGATCGGCCGGCAGCGGCACGCGCACCAGCGCGGGGACCTCGCCGAGGAAAGAGTGCGGCAGCTCGACGAGTTCTCGATGATCTGGTCCCACCACGCGGTGGCCTTCGACGAAGGACTGGCCGCGGCGTGCGGGTGGGCCGCCGAGCACGGGCACCTTCTGCCCCCCACCGAAGCCACCTGGCAGGGCTACCCGCTCGGCATCTGGCTCAAGAACCAGCGCGCCGCCGCCCGGCGCCCCGCCCCCTCCCAAAAGGAGGAACGGGTGGATGGTGCGGTAGCAGGTGCCCTGAGTGCAGAACGGCGTCGAAAGCTGGACGATATCGACCCGGCATGGTGCCCCGTGTGGCCAATCGCCTGGCAACGCTGCTTCCACCTCGCCCGCGCCCACCTCGCAGGTGACGGGTTCCTGCCCGAGGAGGACGGCCTGCTCATCGTCCAGGGCGAAGACATCGGCCGCTGGGCCCGCATCCAGCGCGCCGAGTGGGACACGCTGACTCCTCCGCAGCAATGGCTGCTCACCGAGATCCTCGGCCTCGGCCCGCTCGACGAACCGGAGCCGGCTGCTGTTCGGACACCTGTGCCCCGGCGCAGCCGAGCCGAGATGTGGGCCGACAACCTCACAGCCGCACGCCAATACGCGCAACGCGAAGGACACCTGAACGTACCCCGATCGCACATCGAGAACATCGGCGGTACCGAACACGCACTCGGCGTGTTCATCGCCAACTCCCGGACACGCAAGAGCAATCTCGCATCCGAACGGGTCGAGGAACTGACCGCGATCGGCATGAGATGGAGCTGA